The Cicer arietinum cultivar CDC Frontier isolate Library 1 chromosome 1, Cicar.CDCFrontier_v2.0, whole genome shotgun sequence genome contains the following window.
tattcaattatcaaaaatttaaaaattactttctccacacaaaatttgtatttttttatttcttaacaacactataaatatattaatgtttttgtaAAAGTGAAGCTCCTTTCACATATAAAATGAGAGTTAATGCAAGTCTCTTCAACCAACTAAACACCATTGATATTAAGTCTCAATGAAAGTGTTGATACTATTTTTTATCGTCTTACAAATATCTCTTATTAGAGATGtttttaagtatttatttatttatttatatagaaaactgtttttataaatttaaatattaataattatcataaattcataataaaaatatagactttaaagaaactcaaaatatgtatttggatgaaaaaagaaattatcaGTTTCCTTAAAAATTCTTAAAGGTCACTCACTCTAATATAAGTATAAATATTGGTGAACTTATAGATGCAGGAAGATATATTATAAAGGTTTAAGATCTAAAATACCAAAAAGAATCTAGTAGTGGAGCACATTTTAGGGTTTGAAGTTTTTCACAATGGTCATGAATCACCTAATAATAAATAGGGGAAAGGTGAGGGGTATGGTAATACAAAGAATCAATGAGTCCGGCATGTTTGTCAGGCCTAATTAACTGAATCCAAAAGGACAAAACATGACCCCCACACTAGACTCCTTCAAATTAAATCAGGTGCCAATGCCAACAGCATTTAGTGGATTTAGTGTAGTTACAGCACCATGTTGCAATCGACCTCAGTCGACCATCCGATTTTAGATTAACGGTCAAGATTAAACATtacatgaaattttttatgtagGGAATTTGAGTCCGTGCCAATGCGATATACCTCTCCTAGTAATTATATTTGAGTTTAGTAATTGgtactatataaaaaaagtatatatactCCGTATAGGAGGCATATATCTAATAAgaattaagtttttatttgaGTGAGAGTGTCGCCTATTAACTCTTTTGATTAAAATAGATGGTTtagattaaaaagaaaataaagtagATAACGTGCATGCGTTTTTCCTTATAAGCATACCCTTGTTAAGACAACTtaacaaaaaagttaaattgattGAGGCAGAGTAAATTAAggtattaataaaatttataattaatgtttCATTTATATGctaaaaagacaaataaaatactAGAGGATGCAGGATAACATTTGCACTGGAAGTGAATAAGCAAACCAACACAGAGCACAAGTGAAGGAGTTATAGACACTTGGACCCCTTAAACATTTGGTAATGAGTCGAGTTCAATGTCTAGTCATTGCGTATGAAAAACATGTTAGGAGAGGTCACTCGCTTGAATATAACACACTTGTCTCAAGTGATTGGTCTCCAAAAATAAACTCTTCACATAAATATCTTGATTTACTAAAAAGGCATAATGGGAGTCGAATTCATAACTTCATTATcacttcaaaaaatatatatgcattGATAGGGATCCAGATTGTTGAGGTAAAATTTGAATTCGAAAATAATGCTAACTATGTAATTAGAGCATAGAGGGAAATATCGTATGAGTAACTTCATAACTATATACTTATATAAgtgatacattttattttataaatcaaaatacatatttacatgtaatttcaatttatatttaattgtaccagtttttaagattataaaaatattcaattaaaaaaggggagaaaaaaaaaagctcaCCTATTAAATGAACACTATATTTTGAATGCCCAATCCCATGTCACGGTCAAAAGTAAATTTATGCTGAAAATACAACTTTATTTACGAAACTGCATGATTAAGTTCGAACAGGCGAAAGCTTCAAGCATACATGCAAAAGCAACCAACCAAGGACAGTGAAATATAGATCCAACTACATAACAGCCGTCAGATTAGCTTCGAGAGTGAAATATAGATCCAACTACATACACAGATATAAGATTAGCTTCCTTATTTCTTTCCACGCAGTTTGGCACCAAGAGCTCGCTCCAACTTGCCAATTATCTGCTGGTTTGGAATCGCTTTCCCTGACTCGTACTCCTGGATCACTTGAGGCTTCTCATTGATAATCTGCAAGCAACCATGCTTGTTATCAATATCAAACTTTCAAATAATGTAACATTAAGACACAAAACTTATGGGGTGGGTGATGTCAACAATACTTGAGCAAGTTGCGCCTGAGTAAGTTTCTTGTCCATCCGGGCTTGCATTATAGCTTTCTTGAGTTCAGTTGGGACACGATCGTCTGCACAAACAAGTCCAGTTACGAGGTATAAGCATTAAAGTAAACAGAGGTGAGTCATATAAAAAAGGAGTTTGATTTTCAACAGATAGTTCTACTGTTGTAGTCGTGAGTCGTGACAGGGAAAATGGATCAAGAACTTTTAGTATAAGAAACCTAAATCTGGTATTACAATAGTACGTAAATTCGCAGTAATACcaagataaaagaaaaatgaattttctcAGTAATTATGTCAGAATTGCATATAACAATACCAAGAACTTTCATATGATACTCCAAATTTAGCACAGTAAACCCAgggtaataaaataatatagcaAAAAAAAGCACATGTTATATCTACAATAAGTACAAGCTCGTAAAAGCATATGAATTTCACCAATAACTGCGCAAGATATACAAATGAAACTTCCAAACACGTTCTTATGATATTCCAAATTGCAAAAGTCAGTACCAAGTAGTAAAACACTTATCTGTAACTTTTAAAGTGATAAAGTTATACTTCCAGTTCAATTCACATGCTTCAACCAACAAGATAATTTATACAGGGAAACACTAATCAAAACAGCCTTTAAGCAATAGCTGAACGTTAAATCCCTCAAATAGATGCAAAATATTCTTTCAGTAGTACGaaatgagaagaagaaaaataataggATAGTAATTAAACACTCACGAGCTAAATTCTCTGTATCATCATCCAGCCTCTTAGTGTTCAATGAAGTGGTGGCAATGGCAGATTTGTTTGTTCCAGCATTATCTGTATAGAACATAACAAAATCAACACTCTGACCAGAAAAAGGAACGAATCAATATGAAGAGAAATGCAAAACATTCAATTATACTACTAGTAAAGGATCGTTCGAGTGAAAAAGAACTGctcataaaataataacaaaaaccaCTAAAACAAAATGCTCATAAACTACTATGAAGCACTACTACATACAAAATCATCAGACACGACACCGACTCATCAACACCAATAAGAATTTGAAAAAATGGAAGTAATTATATGCAATTACATGACTAGATGTATAGGTGTTGATCACCGACACATGTTGCCCTCAATCTAAAGTATCAGTGCCACATAGATCAATcatttattgtataaaaaagTTTGAGAATCCAATAATCCGGAGTCTAACATCAAATTTAAACGCATTATATTGATAGGTGAACAAAATCAACAACAGAAATGAAAAACTCCACATAGCACCAGTTAAAAATGATCAGCATGACAATTATCagcaataatttaaaaataatcaccAAGACACGCATTATTTAACATACAAAAAACAAAAGATTGCGAAttgaaatactaaaaaaaaaaataacaagcTGAAACCTAATAAGAAATATCAAGAATCAACATCTAAGAAGATAGTTTCaatccaaaattaaaataaaaaaaccgaAAAAGTAATCTAATCGCTTCGATCAAAAGTACAACGATTAAACAATGAACATATTTTGTTAGTTAACGAAGTAACAAGTTTGACACGTAACGgaacaataaaaaatgaaataatccTAGGGGTTAGGGATTAATGAAAATGAACAATTGAAGAAATGAAAAGGGGAAGGGATCAACGTTTCTTCATGGTTTCAATATCGGCGCCGGAACGTCGAGCTGCGTTAACTGCTTTGTCATCCTTTCTGGCGGCGGAGGTGGGAGCTTTTTTGCGGAGAACGACGGGTTCCCAGTCTTGAGAAAGAGGTCCGACTCCTGACATGTTTTAAAAGTATTTGGTTATGTGTGTTTGAGTTCGGTAATggcgttgttgttgttgagtcGGTGTAGGGTTTATGttagaagatgatgaagaatcgaagatgaagatgaagtgTGGATTCTTACTCCACTGGATAGATTTCTGTGTTTGGGCTTTTGCTTGGGCCAACAGTGACATATAAGCCACACTATTTAATTAAGAGAATTGTACTGTGTACCCCCTCTTTTACCTCTCACCCCCAACCATAAGGAAAAGACAATACTGTCCTTATTTCAtctataaaattctaaaataaaacacaCTTTCCTTTTTTCACCCATTTCTTCGAAACTCTGAAATTTTCGATTCTCCCACCCTAccaaaagtttgaaactttcaaacatccgaagtgaaaaagtaaggcaactttcgaaactttcgttgaatatgaaagtttcgaaacatatttttttttttaaatttcaaactttcgaaactttcgttaaacttgaaagtttcgaagtacaaaagtttcgaaagtttccttaaacttgaaagtttcaaagtaaaaactttcaaaaatttcGAACAatacgaaactttcgaaacgtAAAAGCTTCGAATATTCTGAAAGTTACGAAAAAACGCGTTTCGAAACTTTGAGATGCAtgcaaagtttcgaaagtttcatttccggcgaaagtttcgaaatggttttttgggtttttttaaatatttttctatttgtttttaatattgatatattgcaaTGCCTAGAATGAGAGGTGCGTTTGGTCAAATTATTCGCAACTTGATAGGTGACAGAGATGATGGTGTAaagagaattccaccaacaacatcaaacagACGACGCAACGAAGCAAATCGTCCAATTAGGCAGCGTCGTCGAAGACGAGAGGAGGTCCAGGATGATGATGTTGAGTCCACTGAGCATGCacatatggaggaggatgtccctcaGCCTCCACCTATGGAGCAAGCCGCTGATGATATTCCTAATACTTCTGCACATGCTGATGAGTCTGATGATGCTGATCAGTCGGATGATGTTGATCAGTCGGATGATGCTGCTGATATTGATGATCAGGATCAACAGACCGGATTTCCCAGAGGATCGACGGTGACACGTGTGTTGACACAGTACGAGCATCACGTGGCTCGGAGGCTATGAGAAGGAGAGgtatatgttaatttatttttatatttaattatttgtttatttatgtttaagtttatttaattaattatatatttatatgtatgtttaattatttgtttatttatgtttaattatttttaaaacatttcctTGATACACAATGATGCAGACTTTGAAAGAATGATGAATTATACCCGTGCTCAAcatccttgatggttttctgaaaagaagattgaatgatacatatttggttcttcaacatcatattcacagcatcccaacttttacacaaatcaccaaaactagtttgcagcatgtttttcaatctccaatgggcagactcaactctacaaataaattaaataatacaaattaaaataaatcacataaactagtaaatcatattttttaaaacaaacaaatcaaatttaaaaatacctgttagatgttgtgtttctcaaatgcatcactctattggtccaaacatTGACAAACTTTTCTTTGTAAAGTGTTAACCAcaaatctttcacataatcaacaaaaagaataatatcggcacacactAGTTCAAAATGTTGCAGGTGATGATCATACTCCTCCACACTAGtcgaatatacaattttttttttcataaatccattacttcttcttgtctatcctttttcacatattgtttgcatcttgccccaacacttttttcaatatgaaaacaatataacaaatgtattgaagtaggaaacacaacattaatcgcattcatcatggcaagatctctatcagtcacaataactttaaaaattaaagtctCAGATTTGAACAACTTTCGTACATTTCcaaatgcccagatgaagttatcttgtcgctcttgttccaaataagcaaacccaacagaaaatgtcaaactagtagatgtgaCACCGACAATTTCAAGTAGCGGTAACcgatatctatttgttttgtatgtgctatcacatatcaaaacaaaatgaaacgtgtttaacaactttatacaatcagtatgcgtccaaaatatatctctcaaaacatCAGAATTCTctcgtcttcttgtccaatacacataattttcttgttgtattaacttcaacagatgctgcatttctgtgtacgaatctctcaatgatgatcgataagtactccttgttttatatatttgacttggaATTGTCAGATtagctttatttctctctttcaaagcatttagaatgaatctgggggcaaatttatattttgtcatgtcattgacaaatttcatctcttcttcatttaaacgccccaaataagAAGGACCAGTTACAGTATCAAGTAGATCATGATTGTTTGttccacaacgaacactaattttccatcattcaccgacacttaacggtatacatctgagagtaaacgaacaattttccttatgaaaacaagttactgttgattttgatttatatcttccacctctttcgaatccaaaaatcaatttgtcttttcttcccctcttttcggTTGTTTTATCTGAAtgaatggtaacaattaaaattccattttctatTCCAACTGTTTTTGCCCATTCAAACACAGCTTCTCGTGAAggaaatacctacaaaatatgtttcaaataaaacatcaaatatatagttataataaaaaatttatccgtGATGGATTATCAGTAATATTAATACCTGATCGGTGATGAATTTGTCTGTAGAATCTATTCTATTTCTTGACGCAGGAacctcaactctactcatacctaatttcaaaaatagtaataaatataaatattaataaatattaataaacataaataataatatatataaataataataaattttaaaaaaatttgaaattttcgaaactttcgaaccTGTGTAACTTCGGAAGTTTCATATTGATGAAAACCTTCGAAAGTTCTGAAAACTTACGTTTCAGAactttcatcttcaacaaaacTTCTGAAAGTTTGTGTTTCGGAAGTTTCGAATTtaacgaaactttcgaaagtttcagcAAATTAAAGCTTCGAAACTTTCGTCTTCaaccaaagtttcgaaagtttttattttctggaaaaattgcatttcgaatCTTTGGTTTTataacaaaagtttcaaaaatattgtttcaaactCACCTCTgattatttcgaaagtttgaaactttcgaatagtAAAATTTTTTGGGATAACTTTCGAAAGTGGAGGTGAGAAAATAGTGTGGTAAATTTGTTGAGGAATTTTATATTAGATAAAAAGGGTAGATtggtcaataaaaaaatttgggggggtgggaggtaaaatgGTGGGGTGCACGATACATTCctctttaattaaatataaagttttttttattactattataattattatggTATTCATCTTTGCAATTTTTCTTACACTtttgcttcccacacccctaattttttttttaaatcccaAAATACCTTGTCCTCTTTATTCACTTAACCCCTCATttctatcttcatcatcttcattttcATTAACCTAACACCTTCAATCCTCTTTAatattcttcatcttctttaatcattttgatacatttcatcttcaataatcttgaatcatcttcaacatcttcatcattatagtGACTCAACTCAACTAGGTATGTATGTTGTTGTGTTTtgtagtttcaattttttttcaaaatctggGTTTCgtacgtgaactaagttcacgtacgtttacgtgaaaTGAATTCATGTTGctgataaaattaagaaaatatagatgttacgtgaactgagttcacgtagcaaatacgtgaattgaattcaagtacacatacgtgaactcagttcacgtgaAGGTCAGTTTTTTGAATCATATGAGttatacgtgaactgagttcacgtatgtgtagttgaattcaattcacgtatTTGCTACGTGAACTCTGTTCACGTAATGCTGCtcatatttggattttttttttgtttattgggTTTAggagttagtattttatatgttatatttatgtaatttattggatgcagttAAATGGATCAAGGGGGAGACAATAGTGACGAAATGTATGAAAGTTTGGAACCTGATTTTGAGGAAATATATGATGATTTGGAtcctgattttgaagaaatataTGATGATGTGGAACCTAATTTTGACGCTGTGAATGACGGAGTTGAACCTGTTATGATTGATTTGACTGGTGTGTTTACCACCGACATGATGTTTGATACACGAGATGGTTTattaaaatggactagaaatgTTGGAAGGGAAAATGGAATTGTCGTTGTGATTTTTAGATCTGAAACTGCGACATCACGACcaagaacaaagacaaaattaattcttagTTGTGAAAGAAGTGGTAAATATAGACATTGGAAGAATCTTAATCTTATGAGGAATACTTGGACTAGAAAATGTGAATGTCCATTTAGATTGAGATGAGCATGATCAAATGTTGGTTAGGGATGGTATTTGCATGTAATATGTGGTATCCATAACCACGAATTGGCCAAAAAACTGATCGGTCACTCTTTCTTAGGTCGATTGTCTCAAGACGAGAAAAATGTACATGGTGATATGACAAAGAATTTGGTAAaaccaaaaaacattttaatgacACTAAGGGATCATAACGTTGAAAGTTTGACGAcaataaaacaagtttacaatGCACGTCAAACATATCGTTCATCACTTAAAGGTAATAGAACATAAATGCAACATCTTTTAACATTGATGGAACGCGACAAATACGTCTATCGATATAGGAAGGTATATGGTTCATATGAGTTGACAGACATATTTTGGACCCATCCAAACACTAtcactcttgtaaataattttcacatagtattgaTTATGGATAGCACTTACAAGAGCTGTAGGTATCGAATGTCATTACTTGAGATTATTGGTGTTACATCTactaaaatgacattttgtgtGGGATTTGCATATCTACAGTCTGAGTGTGCTGATAACTTTACATGGGCACTACAAATGGTGAAAGAACAGATTATAAGTGGTGAAGTTGAAGTCATCGTTACTGATAGAGACGTTGCTTTTATGAACGCGGTTGAAAATGTTTTTCCAAAAGCAATGAATTTATTATGCTTTTTCATATATGCAAGAATGTCAAAGCCGAGTTCAAGATATATGTATTTCCAAAAAATAAGCAAGTGCAAATAATGGAGGCATGGGAGACTCTTATTTACAGTTATGATGAGGCTCAGTACTACATGAAGTTGGCTATCTTTGAAGGAATTTGTAGTAgttgttctattttttatgattatgtacACGAGCAGTGGTTAGTTCCTCACAAGGAAAAGTTTGTTGAGGCGTTGACAAATAGAGTTATACGCTTTGGGAACACCACAACTGTTGGAACATatgtatgttatagtgtgaatttaaaaatgtgttgaagtcccacattggaaagaaatattctttgtaaatttaagtggaaataaacatgttttttaaaattcaagtcccacattggaaataattttttttgaaatcccactttgaaaaactatcatattttgtgtagcttcaattctatacatactaaagtcccacattgtttagaaaacatatgtgactttgcttccatcactatataatgagtttcaagctattttgaaaagtacaccaaagttggatgcttttcccaactttctcttttctccctcttatattctgctcgcctaattttttaccacagtcccttcggttttagagcggttattttgccgcagtcccttcggttttagagcggttattttgccgcagtcccttcggttttagagcggttattttgccgcagtcccttcggttttagagcggttattttgccgcagtcccttcggttttaaagcggttattatgccgcagtcccttcggttttagagcggttattttaccacagtcccttcggttttagagcggttattttgccgcagtcccttcggttttagagcggttattatgccgtagtcccttcggttttaaagcggttgttatgccgtaattctttcggttttttgagcggttgttatgccgtagttcttttgtttttagagcggttgctatgccgtaatcactttgtttttagagcggttattatgccgtagtccattcgttttttttttgtctttttgagcggttattataccgtagttatgaatggtcatagtaccatattgagagtgactttaattgtcatattgagagtggctttaactgccatattgagggtgtaattctagaatggttttctacggtgcagtggaactccgatacagtgaatctgagcTGNNNNNNNNNNNNNNNNNNNNNNNNNNNNNNNNNNNNNNNNNNNNNNNNNNNNNNNNNNNNNNNNNNNNNNNNNNNNNNNNNNNNNNNNNNNNNNNNNNNNNNNNNNNNNNNNNNNNNNNNNNNNNNNNNNNNNNNNNNNNNNNNNNNNNNNNNNNNNNNNNNNNNNNNNNNNNNNNNNNNNNNNNNNNNNNNNNNNNNNNNNNNNNNNNNNNNNNNNNNNNNNNNNNNNNNNNNNNNNNNNNNNNNNNNNNNNNNNNNNNNNNNNNNNNNNNNNNNNNNNNNNNNNNNNNNNNNNNNNNNNNNNNNNNNNNNNNNNNNNNNNNNNNNNNNNNNNNNNNNNNNNNNNNNNNNNNNNNNNNNNNNNNNNNNNNNNNNNNNNNNNNNNNNNNNNNNNNNNNNNNNNNNNNNNNNNNNNNNNNNNNNNNNNNNNNNNNNNNNNNNNNNNNNNNNNNNNNNNNNNNNNNNNNNNNNNNNNNNNNNNNNNNNNNNNNNNNNNNNNNNNNNNNNNNNNNNNNNNNNNNNNNNNNNNNNNNNNNNNNNNNNNNNNNNNNNNNNNNNNNNNNNNNNNNNNNNNNNNNNNNNNNNNNNNNNNNNNNNNNNNNNNNNNNNNNNNNNNNNNNNN
Protein-coding sequences here:
- the LOC101500895 gene encoding multiprotein-bridging factor 1b-like, whose translation is MSGVGPLSQDWEPVVLRKKAPTSAARKDDKAVNAARRSGADIETMKKHNAGTNKSAIATTSLNTKRLDDDTENLAHDRVPTELKKAIMQARMDKKLTQAQLAQIINEKPQVIQEYESGKAIPNQQIIGKLERALGAKLRGKK